The stretch of DNA CCTCAAAAGCTTTCAAGTGGTCATTTCTTTCCTCCAGTTGTTGCTGTAAACTTTCtagtttttctttgtatttcaaaCTCGCATCATCCATCTCCATCTTGTGACCTTCATTTACCCTCACCAGATTATTTTCCAACTCTCTTACCTTCTGTTCTAAAGATTGACTGACTGACTCTTTTTCCTGCAACTTTTTCTGGAAATCTCCAATTATGTTCTCCATATCcaaatgcttttgttctttAGCTTTCAGTTCTTCCCTACTGCTTGCTAAATCACCACCACACCGAGCATGCTCATCCACTAACAATGAGTATTTTTTAGTTTGCTCCTCAAGTTCTTTCCTGAGGCTTTCAGTCACGCTCTGCTCCTCATGATTTCTCTTCTCAACACATTCTAATTTTTTAAGGAGTTCCTCCAGTTTGTTTTGCAGTTCTAGATGAGAGTCTTTACTTTCTCGTTGTTCCTTTTCATACTTCTTCAACAATTCATCTTTTTCTGTCAGGTCCTTCTGTAACACGTGAATTTTCTCTTCATACATCCGTTGGGTACTCtcaagcatttcatttttttcctgctctacaGCAGCTTTTGCACTCTCTACtttttgcagcatttctttctctaaTTCTGTAGACTCTCTTGTTGACTTCTGGATTTGTTCTTCTAATGATCCAATTTTGGCCTCTCTTTCCTGCACTTTTTGTTCTAAGTCTCTTAACTGATTTTCTCTATCTTGCTTAAATTTCTCTAGCCGCTCCTTTTCTTCCATCTGAGTCATCAATTGCTTTTTAATAGAACCGATTTTTTGCTCTGCCTTCTTTTTCAGATCTGCCAACTTAGTGCTACTCTCCGCATTCAGTCTCTCTTCTAATTCTTTCAGTTCTTCCTCCTTGCTTTTAAGTATTGATGATTTCATTTGAACAAATTCCCTCTCTTTTGCTTCAAATTCAGCTTTCAGTGAATCTACTTTCTTTTCAAGATCAAGCACCTTTTCTTCAGCCTCTTTAAACCTATTGTCTTTTTCAAAAGCCACCTTCTCCGCCTGCTGGAGTTGCCAAGCTACCTCTTGTTGCTCTGTCTCTTTCTGTTCATTATACTTTTTAAGTTCCTCCATCAAGGaatcattttctgaagttttctgaGCAATGCGTTCTTCTAGTTCAGCAAGTCTTGCAGCTTGGATTTTTAACTCTGCAGTTAactcacttttttgtttttctatcctgttttgcttttgttccaaTGCACTTTTTAAGCTATCCAGACTTTTGCCTTGTTTAGCCAGCTCCTCTTTCAGCTTATTTAGCTCTTCATCTTTTCTATTGGCTTGGGTATTGCTTAGTTCAAGTTTGCTCTGCAAATCTTTAATAGCTTCATGATTTTGTGTAAATTTTGTTTGTGCTTTCATCTTCCACTCTGACAGCTTGGCTGTGCAATGATCTACCTGCTCGAGAGCTGATGCTTTTTCCTGACTCAGCGTCTCAACAGTGGTCGATAACTCCTGTACCTGGTTTAACAACTGCAATCGATCCTCTTCATGTTGCTTGCTTAACAGAGACATggcttcttccttctctgttaAACTTACCATACTTTCAAGTTTAACATTAAGCTCATTAATTGTTCTGTTGAGAGCAGAGATCTCTGATTCTTTTTCCTGGAGCTCCTCTCTCATTGAGGTGACAGCGTTGATATTTTCAGATAACTCTTTCCTGAGCTGAGTTATGcaagtttctttttctgatgctgcctgctgctggtgccctcctTCTTTTTGcaattgttctttttctgttacaAGTCCTTCAATGTCAGCTCTCATGGACCTAATTAAGTTGTCCTTTTCTTGCAGCTGCTCCATTGACTTTTGTAAAGAACTACTGGCAGCAGAATGATTCTCTGTTACTACTCTAAGTTGAGCTTCTagctcaagatttttttttattttagctaaTACCACTTCTTTAACTTTTATAGTTTGGCGCTCACAATCTGCAATTTTACATGTTACTACACCAATTTTTTCATTACACTTTTCAATTAAttcactgctttttgtttgcaaCATATCTCCAGCATTCTTCCAATAAGCATCCAATtgtgctataaggtctcccgaCAACCTCTTAAACTCAGTTTCTTGTTGTTGAAAtgcctccatttttttctcataattttCATGATCTTTGTCTTGAGAAAACTGCACAGTTTGGAGTTTCTCCTCAAGTGTTTTCAGCATATCAGCCAGCTCAGTAATTTTGGCTTTGTCCTTTTCTTCAATTGCTTTCTGTTTACTGAGCTGTTCCTGAAGCCCCGATTGCTCTTTCAGGGACAGACTAAGATCACCTTCCAACTTTTGGAGCTGTGTTTTCAGGTCACTTTCACTACTTGACAAAGCATTCACATGAGCCAATGACTGCTTTAGCTGTTCTTGTAACTGGTTCAGGGTCTCATCCCTCTTCACCTGTTCTTCCTTCAGTCGGGTTATTTCTGTTCTGGAGCCCTCCTTCTCAGCACTGAAGGTGGCAAGTTTCTGTTTCAGGTCTCCAACTTCCTGCTCTTTCTCCTGCAGTTCCATTTCATGTTTTTCCTGGAGCTCTTCAACCTGCTGATTGAGTTTCTTTTCCCAGCTCTGGGTAACTTCTTCCAACTCCCTCCTATGAGCCTCAGCAAGACTCTCCAGTTGCTCTTTCTGATTAGATTCCAGTTTTGACACAGCATCATTGATTCCGGCTGAGCTGGCATGTGCCATTTCTAGCATTTTAGCATTGAATTCGCTCTCTTTCTGATTGAACTCCAACTGCTTGTTTTCAAGCTCTCTTTTTAGTTTAGATTCCTGCTCGgcaagtttctttttaaaggctTCCTGCATATCTTTtgatttctgcttcattttctccattttattttcctgacgtttcagtttattttcacaTTCTCCTTGTAGAGCACTAGTTCTTTCCTCTGTGGCTAACAATTTCTGTTTAAGCTCTTCAACTTGTTCATTCTGTAACTTCTTCATGTGttcaatttccttttccttctcagttAGACTTTGCTTTGTCTCATCAGCCTCTCTTTGCAGATCCTTCAGTTGGGATTCATACTGTTGTGTGAGAGAGGTtactttctgtgtattttcattGCTTTGCTCTTGCAAATGCTGCTTCAGGTCATGTACCTGGGACATGTATGATTCTAATTCATTCTTGATTTCACTCAGCTGGGATTCAGTTCTTTCTAACTGCTCTCTAAACTgtgatttttctccttccagatCTGTCAGTTTGTGCTGCAGCTTTGCTAATTCCTCTTCATATGTCCTTGCCTGCTCATTAGAAGTATTTTGATAAGACTGCGAAACCTCCTCTAGTTTTGCAGACACTTGGACAAGTTCAGCTTCAGATCTTTCTGCAGATTCTTTTAGCTTCTGCTCATGTGCTTTTATTTCCTCCAGATGTCTGTCCTTCTCCTCCAATAATTGCTTAAGTTGATTCAGTTCTTCTTTGAGTACCTTCTCGACTCCTTGAATAGAGATCTCATGCTCTTTTAACATAGTTTCAACCTCTTCTTTGTGCTGATTCCTCTCTTCTTCCAACTTTCCTTCCAATTCTTGCTTTGCTTCACCTGCTTTACTTTTCAATTCTGAGAGTTCTTTTTCTAAATCAAGACGTACTTTTAGTGCTTCTGATAGCTCAGATGACAGTGCTTCTAACTCAGTTTGTTTCACATCAAGTTTTTCTAAAGTTTTTTCATTCATCTCTTCTATATGTGTACGGaaaactgtttctttctctttcaataTTGTATCTATTTCTTGTTCTtgcttttctctcattttttctatttcaacTACATGTTGTTGCTTTAGAATTTGAAATTTTTCCGTCCAAAgcttttcttgctg from Anas platyrhynchos isolate ZD024472 breed Pekin duck chromosome 2, IASCAAS_PekinDuck_T2T, whole genome shotgun sequence encodes:
- the GOLGA4 gene encoding golgin subfamily A member 4 isoform X6 — protein: MIAEPAFLSEYTIFALDPTKQPKPQSDGVNLPKQPIPRSAENNGSEPASPQPSDAQSFAQRLQLRVPSMESLFRSPVKESLFRSSSKESLVRTPSRDSLNRLDVDAAGPTFDPPSDIESETEEAPGNADSLSKEQLLQRLRRMERSLGNYRGKYAELVSAYQVIQREKKKLQGILSQSQDKALRRIAELREELQMDQQAKKHLQEEFDASLEEKDQLISVLQTQVSLLKQRLQNGQMGTELPDPNIQSDPQVQSPTKEISAENIAEPGSNEGNEDSVKTLETLNQRVKRQENLLQRCKEMIRSHKERCAQLTNEKEALQEQLEERLQELEKMKDLHMAEKTKLITQLRDAKNLIEQLEQDKGMVIAETKRQMHETLEMKEEEVAQLRARIKQITTKGEELKEQKEKSEKAAFEELEKALSIAQKTEEARKKLQAEMDEKIKAIEKANEEERVNLQQELTRVKQEVVEIMKKSSEDRVAELEKLHKKEMATKDRELNERLRVQEKEFHEKMKAALEKNQSECLKTLQEQEQQESLALEELELQKKAIQAECDKKLQEMHQEVEASRTKILELESSLAKYSRDDRDRSEELSTLVESEKKQHNKEINDMVEKHKKELENMQQQQEKLWTEKFQILKQQHVVEIEKMREKQEQEIDTILKEKETVFRTHIEEMNEKTLEKLDVKQTELEALSSELSEALKVRLDLEKELSELKSKAGEAKQELEGKLEEERNQHKEEVETMLKEHEISIQGVEKVLKEELNQLKQLLEEKDRHLEEIKAHEQKLKESAERSEAELVQVSAKLEEVSQSYQNTSNEQARTYEEELAKLQHKLTDLEGEKSQFREQLERTESQLSEIKNELESYMSQVHDLKQHLQEQSNENTQKVTSLTQQYESQLKDLQREADETKQSLTEKEKEIEHMKKLQNEQVEELKQKLLATEERTSALQGECENKLKRQENKMEKMKQKSKDMQEAFKKKLAEQESKLKRELENKQLEFNQKESEFNAKMLEMAHASSAGINDAVSKLESNQKEQLESLAEAHRRELEEVTQSWEKKLNQQVEELQEKHEMELQEKEQEVGDLKQKLATFSAEKEGSRTEITRLKEEQVKRDETLNQLQEQLKQSLAHVNALSSSESDLKTQLQKLEGDLSLSLKEQSGLQEQLSKQKAIEEKDKAKITELADMLKTLEEKLQTVQFSQDKDHENYEKKMEAFQQQETEFKRLSGDLIAQLDAYWKNAGDMLQTKSSELIEKCNEKIGVVTCKIADCERQTIKVKEVVLAKIKKNLELEAQLRVVTENHSAASSSLQKSMEQLQEKDNLIRSMRADIEGLVTEKEQLQKEGGHQQQAASEKETCITQLRKELSENINAVTSMREELQEKESEISALNRTINELNVKLESMVSLTEKEEAMSLLSKQHEEDRLQLLNQVQELSTTVETLSQEKASALEQVDHCTAKLSEWKMKAQTKFTQNHEAIKDLQSKLELSNTQANRKDEELNKLKEELAKQGKSLDSLKSALEQKQNRIEKQKSELTAELKIQAARLAELEERIAQKTSENDSLMEELKKYNEQKETEQQEVAWQLQQAEKVAFEKDNRFKEAEEKVLDLEKKVDSLKAEFEAKEREFVQMKSSILKSKEEELKELEERLNAESSTKLADLKKKAEQKIGSIKKQLMTQMEEKERLEKFKQDRENQLRDLEQKVQEREAKIGSLEEQIQKSTRESTELEKEMLQKVESAKAAVEQEKNEMLESTQRMYEEKIHVLQKDLTEKDELLKKYEKEQRESKDSHLELQNKLEELLKKLECVEKRNHEEQSVTESLRKELEEQTKKYSLLVDEHARCGGDLASSREELKAKEQKHLDMENIIGDFQKKLQEKESVSQSLEQKVRELENNLVRVNEGHKMEMDDASLKYKEKLESLQQQLEERNDHLKAFEENVEEKAKSGLEMQKLLSDMQNQQKDLQAKLEETEREKQKLRKDVNSLQKDLRTLRKEHQQELDIVKKESLEEMEQKIRWEQEDTELKHNSTLKQLMREFNTQLAQKEMEFETALKETISKAQEVESELIENHHIETTQLHKKIAEKDDDLKRTVEKYEEMLEAREEEMTAKVHELQAQLEELQKEYKQRMAEEEHRNHENVTIAELKAQLAQKTTLVNDSKLKEQELKEQIHVLEDRLKNYEKKVYVTSVGTPYRDGNLHHTDVSLFGEPTEFEYLRKVLFEYMMGRETKTMAKVITTVLKFPADQTQKILEREDARPLFASPRGGIF
- the GOLGA4 gene encoding golgin subfamily A member 4 isoform X3, translated to MFKKLKQKISEEQAPPRRAAPLQPQGAAEGAPSKSPPPTDKRSRTSSFTDQNDESSLTPDKELLAGMIAEPAFLSEYTIFALDPTKQPKPQSDGVNLPKQPIPRSAENNGSEPASPQPSDAQSFAQRLQLRVPSMESLFRSPVKESLFRSSSKESLVRTPSRDSLNRLDVDAAGPTFDPPSDIESETEEAPGNADSLSKEQLLQRLRRMERSLGNYRGKYAELVSAYQVIQREKKKLQGILSQSQDKALRRIAELREELQMDQQAKKHLQEEFDASLEEKDQLISVLQTQVSLLKQRLQNGQMGTELPDPNIQSDPQVQSPTKEISAENIAEPGSNEGNEDSVKTLETLNQRVKRQENLLQRCKEMIRSHKERCAQLTNEKEALQEQLEERLQELEKMKDLHMAEKTKLITQLRDAKNLIEQLEQDKGMVIAETKRQMHETLEMKEEEVAQLRARIKQITTKGEELKEQKEKSEKAAFEELEKALSIAQKTEEARKKLQAEMDEKIKAIEKANEEERVNLQQELTRVKQEVVEIMKKSSEDRVAELEKLHKKEMATKDRELNERLRVQEKEFHEKMKAALEKNQSECLKTLQEQEQQESLALEELELQKKAIQAECDKKLQEMHQEVEASRTKILELESSLAKYSRDDRDRSEELSTLVESEKKQHNKEINDMVEKHKKELENMQQQQEKLWTEKFQILKQQHVVEIEKMREKQEQEIDTILKEKETVFRTHIEEMNEKTLEKLDVKQTELEALSSELSEALKVRLDLEKELSELKSKAGEAKQELEGKLEEERNQHKEEVETMLKEHEISIQGVEKVLKEELNQLKQLLEEKDRHLEEIKAHEQKLKESAERSEAELVQVSAKLEEVSQSYQNTSNEQARTYEEELAKLQHKLTDLEGEKSQFREQLERTESQLSEIKNELESYMSQVHDLKQHLQEQSNENTQKVTSLTQQYESQLKDLQREADETKQSLTEKEKEIEHMKKLQNEQVEELKQKLLATEERTSALQGECENKLKRQENKMEKMKQKSKDMQEAFKKKLAEQESKLKRELENKQLEFNQKESEFNAKMLEMAHASSAGINDAVSKLESNQKEQLESLAEAHRRELEEVTQSWEKKLNQQVEELQEKHEMELQEKEQEVGDLKQKLATFSAEKEGSRTEITRLKEEQVKRDETLNQLQEQLKQSLAHVNALSSSESDLKTQLQKLEGDLSLSLKEQSGLQEQLSKQKAIEEKDKAKITELADMLKTLEEKLQTVQFSQDKDHENYEKKMEAFQQQETEFKRLSGDLIAQLDAYWKNAGDMLQTKSSELIEKCNEKIGVVTCKIADCERQTIKVKEVVLAKIKKNLELEAQLRVVTENHSAASSSLQKSMEQLQEKDNLIRSMRADIEGLVTEKEQLQKEGGHQQQAASEKETCITQLRKELSENINAVTSMREELQEKESEISALNRTINELNVKLESMVSLTEKEEAMSLLSKQHEEDRLQLLNQVQELSTTVETLSQEKASALEQVDHCTAKLSEWKMKAQTKFTQNHEAIKDLQSKLELSNTQANRKDEELNKLKEELAKQGKSLDSLKSALEQKQNRIEKQKSELTAELKIQAARLAELEERIAQKTSENDSLMEELKKYNEQKETEQQEVAWQLQQAEKVAFEKDNRFKEAEEKVLDLEKKVDSLKAEFEAKEREFVQMKSSILKSKEEELKELEERLNAESSTKLADLKKKAEQKIGSIKKQLMTQMEEKERLEKFKQDRENQLRDLEQKVQEREAKIGSLEEQIQKSTRESTELEKEMLQKVESAKAAVEQEKNEMLESTQRMYEEKIHVLQKDLTEKDELLKKYEKEQRESKDSHLELQNKLEELLKKLECVEKRNHEEQSVTESLRKELEEQTKKYSLLVDEHARCGGDLASSREELKAKEQKHLDMENIIGDFQKKLQEKESVSQSLEQKVRELENNLVRVNEGHKMEMDDASLKYKEKLESLQQQLEERNDHLKAFEENVEEKAKSGLEMQKLLSDMQNQQKDLQAKLEETEREKQKLRKDVNSLQKDLRTLRKEHQQELDIVKKESLEEMEQKIRWEQEDTELKHNSTLKQLMREFNTQLAQKEMEFETALKETISKAQEVESELIENHHIETTQLHKKIAEKDDDLKRTVEKYEEMLEAREEEMTAKVHELQAQLEELQKEYKQRMAEEEHRNHENVTIAELKAQLAQKTTLVNDSKLKEQELKEQIHVLEDRLKNYEKKVYVTSVGTPYRDGNLHHTDVSLFGEPTEFEYLRKVLFEYMMGRETKTMAKVITTVLKFPADQTQKILEREDARPLK
- the GOLGA4 gene encoding golgin subfamily A member 4 isoform X1; translation: MFKKLKQKISEEQAPPRRAAPLQPQGAAEGAPSKSPPPTDKRSRTSSFTDQNDESSLTPDKELLAGMIAEPAFLSEYTIFALDPTKQPKPQSDGVNLPKQPIPRSAENNGSEPASPQPSDAQSFAQRLQLRVPSMESLFRSPVKESLFRSSSKESLVRTPSRDSLNRLDVDAAGPTFDPPSDIESETEEAPGNADSLSKEQLLQRLRRMERSLGNYRGKYAELVSAYQVIQREKKKLQGILSQSQDKALRRIAELREELQMDQQAKKHLQEEFDASLEEKDQLISVLQTQVSLLKQRLQNGQMGTELPDPNIQSDPQVQSPTKEISAENIAEPGSNEGNEDSVKTLETLNQRVKRQENLLQRCKEMIRSHKERCAQLTNEKEALQEQLEERLQELEKMKDLHMAEKTKLITQLRDAKNLIEQLEQDKGMVIAETKRQMHETLEMKEEEVAQLRARIKQITTKGEELKEQKEKSEKAAFEELEKALSIAQKTEEARKKLQAEMDEKIKAIEKANEEERVNLQQELTRVKQEVVEIMKKSSEDRVAELEKLHKKEMATKDRELNERLRVQEKEFHEKMKAALEKNQSECLKTLQEQEQQESLALEELELQKKAIQAECDKKLQEMHQEVEASRTKILELESSLAKYSRDDRDRSEELSTLVESEKKQHNKEINDMVEKHKKELENMQQQQEKLWTEKFQILKQQHVVEIEKMREKQEQEIDTILKEKETVFRTHIEEMNEKTLEKLDVKQTELEALSSELSEALKVRLDLEKELSELKSKAGEAKQELEGKLEEERNQHKEEVETMLKEHEISIQGVEKVLKEELNQLKQLLEEKDRHLEEIKAHEQKLKESAERSEAELVQVSAKLEEVSQSYQNTSNEQARTYEEELAKLQHKLTDLEGEKSQFREQLERTESQLSEIKNELESYMSQVHDLKQHLQEQSNENTQKVTSLTQQYESQLKDLQREADETKQSLTEKEKEIEHMKKLQNEQVEELKQKLLATEERTSALQGECENKLKRQENKMEKMKQKSKDMQEAFKKKLAEQESKLKRELENKQLEFNQKESEFNAKMLEMAHASSAGINDAVSKLESNQKEQLESLAEAHRRELEEVTQSWEKKLNQQVEELQEKHEMELQEKEQEVGDLKQKLATFSAEKEGSRTEITRLKEEQVKRDETLNQLQEQLKQSLAHVNALSSSESDLKTQLQKLEGDLSLSLKEQSGLQEQLSKQKAIEEKDKAKITELADMLKTLEEKLQTVQFSQDKDHENYEKKMEAFQQQETEFKRLSGDLIAQLDAYWKNAGDMLQTKSSELIEKCNEKIGVVTCKIADCERQTIKVKEVVLAKIKKNLELEAQLRVVTENHSAASSSLQKSMEQLQEKDNLIRSMRADIEGLVTEKEQLQKEGGHQQQAASEKETCITQLRKELSENINAVTSMREELQEKESEISALNRTINELNVKLESMVSLTEKEEAMSLLSKQHEEDRLQLLNQVQELSTTVETLSQEKASALEQVDHCTAKLSEWKMKAQTKFTQNHEAIKDLQSKLELSNTQANRKDEELNKLKEELAKQGKSLDSLKSALEQKQNRIEKQKSELTAELKIQAARLAELEERIAQKTSENDSLMEELKKYNEQKETEQQEVAWQLQQAEKVAFEKDNRFKEAEEKVLDLEKKVDSLKAEFEAKEREFVQMKSSILKSKEEELKELEERLNAESSTKLADLKKKAEQKIGSIKKQLMTQMEEKERLEKFKQDRENQLRDLEQKVQEREAKIGSLEEQIQKSTRESTELEKEMLQKVESAKAAVEQEKNEMLESTQRMYEEKIHVLQKDLTEKDELLKKYEKEQRESKDSHLELQNKLEELLKKLECVEKRNHEEQSVTESLRKELEEQTKKYSLLVDEHARCGGDLASSREELKAKEQKHLDMENIIGDFQKKLQEKESVSQSLEQKVRELENNLVRVNEGHKMEMDDASLKYKEKLESLQQQLEERNDHLKAFEENVEEKAKSGLEMQKLLSDMQNQQKDLQAKLEETEREKQKLRKDVNSLQKDLRTLRKEHQQELDIVKKESLEEMEQKIRWEQEDTELKHNSTLKQLMREFNTQLAQKEMEFETALKETISKAQEVESELIENHHIETTQLHKKIAEKDDDLKRTVEKYEEMLEAREEEMTAKVHELQAQLEELQKEYKQRMAEEEHRNHENVTIAELKAQLAQKTTLVNDSKLKEQELKEQIHVLEDRLKNYEKKVYVTSVGTPYRDGNLHHTDVSLFGEPTEFEYLRKVLFEYMMGRETKTMAKVITTVLKFPADQTQKILEREDARPLFASPRGGIF
- the GOLGA4 gene encoding golgin subfamily A member 4 isoform X4, with product MFKKLKQKISEEQAPPRRAAPLQPQGAAEGAPSKSPPPTDKRSRTSSFTDQNDESSLTPDKELLAGMIAEPAFLSEYTIFALDPTKQPKPQSDGVNLPKQPIPRSAENNGSEPASPQPSDAQSFAQRLQLRVPSMESLFRSPVKESLFRSSSKESLVRTPSRDSLNRLDVDAAGPTFDPPSDIESETEEAPGNADSLSKEQLLQRLRRMERSLGNYRGKYAELVSAYQVIQREKKKLQGILSQSQDKALRRIAELREELQMDQQAKKHLQEEFDASLEEKDQLISVLQTQVSLLKQRLQNGQMGTELPDPNIQSDPQVQSPTKEISAENIAEPGSNEGNEDSVKTLETLNQRVKRQENLLQRCKEMIRSHKERCAQLTNEKEALQEQLEERLQELEKMKDLHMAEKTKLITQLRDAKNLIEQLEQDKGMVIAETKRQMHETLEMKEEEVAQLRARIKQITTKGEELKEQKEKSEKAAFEELEKALSIAQKTEEARKKLQAEMDEKIKAIEKANEEERVNLQQELTRVKQEVVEIMKKSSEDRVAELEKLHKKEMATKDRELNERLRVQEKEFHEKMKAALEKNQSECLKTLQEQEQQESLALEELELQKKAIQAECDKKLQEMHQEVEASRTKILELESSLAKYSRDDRDRSEELSTLVESEKKQHNKEINDMVEKHKKELENMQQQQEKLWTEKFQILKQQHVVEIEKMREKQEQEIDTILKEKETVFRTHIEEMNEKTLEKLDVKQTELEALSSELSEALKVRLDLEKELSELKSKAGEAKQELEGKLEEERNQHKEEVETMLKEHEISIQGVEKVLKEELNQLKQLLEEKDRHLEEIKAHEQKLKESAERSEAELVQVSAKLEEVSQSYQNTSNEQARTYEEELAKLQHKLTDLEGEKSQFREQLERTESQLSEIKNELESYMSQVHDLKQHLQEQSNENTQKVTSLTQQYESQLKDLQREADETKQSLTEKEKEIEHMKKLQNEQVEELKQKLLATEERTSALQGECENKLKRQENKMEKMKQKSKDMQEAFKKKLAEQESKLKRELENKQLEFNQKESEFNAKMLEMAHASSAGINDAVSKLESNQKEQLESLAEAHRRELEEVTQSWEKKLNQQVEELQEKHEMELQEKEQEVGDLKQKLATFSAEKEGSRTEITRLKEEQVKRDETLNQLQEQLKQSLAHVNALSSSESDLKTQLQKLEGDLSLSLKEQSGLQEQLSKQKAIEEKDKAKITELADMLKTLEEKLQTVQFSQDKDHENYEKKMEAFQQQETEFKRLSGDLIAQLDAYWKNAGDMLQTKSSELIEKCNEKIGVVTCKIADCERQTIKVKEVVLAKIKKNLELEAQLRVVTENHSAASSSLQKSMEQLQEKDNLIRSMRADIEGLVTEKEQLQKEGGHQQQAASEKETCITQLRKELSENINAVTSMREELQEKESEISALNRTINELNVKLESMVSLTEKEEAMSLLSKQHEEDRLQLLNQVQELSTTVETLSQEKASALEQVDHCTAKLSEWKMKAQTKFTQNHEAIKDLQSKLELSNTQANRKDEELNKLKEELAKQGKSLDSLKSALEQKQNRIEKQKSELTAELKIQAARLAELEERIAQKTSENDSLMEELKKYNEQKETEQQEVAWQLQQAEKVAFEKDNRFKEAEEKVLDLEKKVDSLKAEFEAKEREFVQMKSSILKSKEEELKELEERLNAESSTKLADLKKKAEQKIGSIKKQLMTQMEEKERLEKFKQDRENQLRDLEQKVQEREAKIGSLEEQIQKSTRESTELEKEMLQKVESAKAAVEQEKNEMLESTQRMYEEKIHVLQKDLTEKDELLKKYEKEQRESKDSHLELQNKLEELLKKLECVEKRNHEEQSVTESLRKELEEQTKKYSLLVDEHARCGGDLASSREELKAKEQKHLDMENIIGDFQKKLQEKESVSQSLEQKVRELENNLVRVNEGHKMEMDDASLKYKEKLESLQQQLEERNDHLKAFEENVEEKAKSGLEMQKLLSDMQNQQKDLQAKLEETEREKQKLRKDVNSLQKDLRTLRKEHQQELDIVKKESLEEMEQKIRWEQEDTELKHNSTLKQLMREFNTQLAQKEMEFETALKETISKAQEVESELIENHHIETTQLHKKIAEKDDDLKRTVEKYEEMLEAREEEMTAKVHELQAQLEELQKEYKQRMAEEEHRNHENVTIAELKAQLAQKTTLVNDSKLKEQELKEQIHVLEDRLKNYEKKVYVTSVGTPYRDGNLHHTDVSLFGEPTEFEYLRKVLFEYMMGRETKVQWNEIRWHAWKKLATC